The Athene noctua chromosome 11, bAthNoc1.hap1.1, whole genome shotgun sequence genome has a segment encoding these proteins:
- the STARD8 gene encoding stAR-related lipid transfer protein 8 isoform X3, which produces MTLNTCASMKLEVHFQRKQNEDSEEEDLCAISDRWAFQRDSKRWSRVGSVDVLSQGSEVLSSAMRLASSHESVLTDLSTNPEAASLHSGGSGVAAPGPPPPASAASSHSCSEHSLPERPLSRGDGSKEKPKKRRSRSFLKRIESLRRKDKEKAGPDEKVAPHGSGAAAPGWGSLKTNRDLAATKASSSKRGISASFRGKKHFFSVSHRTNGVLGSGGSEASSDPKRSGVYLEDYETAVTTSSNWAAGECQHRPARRGDCLVYVPQDHKPGTFPKSLSIESLCPLDGSSLTHWKSGNAPVGLGGGGSSSSPRGFACRRGSCSSLGSRVSVYDNVPEFGSSEDLCQEDGEVTYENLDDILQHMWGLQQKVNLWYKAISPDLAGEEGREEEEEEEESEESDSGGEPSNLHFEERSMSDVGTSASDFDSTGNSLNEAEEIEMRERRDSGVGASLTRPCRKLRWHSFQNSHRPSLNSASLEINRQSSAQLNLLQKCSLLRLTAIMEKYSVPHKQAWTWTVPKFMKRSKVPDYRDKVVFGVPPVINVQRTGQPLPQSIQQAMRYLRSQCLDQVGIFRKSGVKSRIQALRHMNETSPDHVNYEGQSAYDVADLLKQYFRDLPEPIFTSKLTDTFLQIYQFVSKEQRLPAVQAAVILMPDENREVLQTLLYFLSDIASAEENQMTAGNLAVCLAPSIFHLNVSKKESTSPRVMQKRGTMGKPDQKDLNENMAATQGLSHMITDCKKLFQVSHDILLQLSSSYMAADAYPHPLTDFVCQGESKDLHSYFEQSVQNLLKESSEKFKGWLSTPGPLNTELSCKKVGDGHPLRLWKVSTDVEAPPAAVLHRVLRERHLWDEDLLQSKVLEALDKNLEVYHYVTDSMAPHPRRDCVLLRRWRTDLPRGACLLAAISVEHEQLPVEGGVKAVVLTSQYLMEPGAAGRSRVTHICRADLRGRSPEWYNKVFGHLCAMELARIRDSFPALSPSSPETKI; this is translated from the exons ATGACCCTGAACACATGTGCCTCCATGAAGCTGGAAGTCCACTTTCAGCGTAAACAG AATGAAGACTCCGAGGAGGAAGACCTGTGCGCCATCAGCGACCGGTGGGCTTTCCAGAGGGACAGCAAGCGGTGGTCCCGGGTGGGCTCCGTCGACGTCCTCTCCCAGGGCtcagaggtgctgagctctgccatGCGCCTGGCGTCCAGCCATGAGAGCGTCCTCACGGACCTCAGCACCAACCCGGAGGCCGCGTCCCTGCACAGCGGCGGCAGCGGGgtggcagcccccggccccccgccccccgccagcgCTGCCTCCAGCCACAGCTGCAGCGAGCACTCCTTGCCCGAGCGGCCCTTGAGCCGCGGCGACGGCTCCAAGGAGAAGCCGAAGAAGCGACGGTCTCGCAGCTTCCTGAAGAGGATCGAGTCCCTCCGAAGGAAGGACAAGGAGAAAGCTGGTCCTGACGAGAAGGTGGCCCCGCATGGCAGCGGCGCGGCTGCACCAGGGTGGGGCTCCCTAAAGACTAACAGGGACCTTGCGGCCACCAAGGCCAGCTCCTCTAAACGAGGGATATCTGCCTCTTTCCGTGGCAAAAAACACTTCTTCTCGGTATCGCACAGGACTAACGGTGTGCTGGGCTCGGGTGGGAGCGAGGCGAGCTCTGACCCCAAACGCAGTGGGGTCTACCTGGAGGACTACGAGACGGCAGTGACAACCAGCAGCAACTGGGCTGCCGGAGAGTGCCAGCACCGGCCGGCACGCCGGGGGGACTGCTTGGTCTATGTCCCCCAGGACCACAAGCCAGGCACCTTCCCCAAATCCCTCTCCATCGAGAGCCTGTGTCCCTTGGACGGCAGCTCACTGACCCACTGGAAATCAGGGAATGCGCCcgtggggcttggggggggcgGCAGCTCGTCCTCCCCGCGGGGCTTCGCCTGCCGCCGGggctcctgcagctccctgggcagccggGTCAGCGTCTACGACAACGTGCCGGAGTTCGGCAGCAGCGAGGATTTGTGCCAGGAGGACGGGGAGGTGACCTACGAGAACCTCGACGACATTCTGCAGCACATGTGGGGGCTGCAGCAGAAGGTGAATCTCTGGTATAAAGCCATCTCCCCCGACCTGGCTGGGGAGGAGGGccgcgaggaggaggaggaggaggaggagtcgGAGGAGTCGGACTCGGGAGGGGAACCCTCCAACCTGCACTTCGAAGAGAGGTCCATGTCGGATGTGGGCACCTCTGCCAGCGACTTTGACAGCACCGGCAACTCCCTCAACGAGGCCGAAGAAATCGAGATGCGGGAGCGCCGGGACTCGGGGGTGGGAGCGTCACTCACCCGGCCCTGCAG GAAGCTGCGTTGGCACAGCTTCCAGAACTCCCACCGGCCCAGCCTCAACTCTGCCTCCCTGGAGATCAACCGCCAGTCCTCTGCCCAGCTCAACCTGCTCCAGAAGTGCTCCCTGCTGCGGCTCACGGCCATCATGGAGAAGTACTCGGTGCCCCACAAGCAGGCCTGGACGTG GACCGTGCCCAAGTTCATGAAGCGGAGCAAAGTCCCCGATTACAGGGACAAGGTGGTCTTCGGGGTGCCCCCTGTCATCAATGTGCAGCGGACGGGGCAGCCGCTGCCGCAGAGCATCCAGCAGGCCATGCGCTACCTCCGCAGCCAGTGCCTGGACCAG GTTGGCATTTTCCGGAAGTCAGGGGTGAAGTCCCGCATCCAGGCGCTCCGGCACATGAATGAAACCAGCCCCGACCACGTCAACTACGAGGGGCAGTCGGCGTACGACGTGGCTGACCTGCTAAAGCAATATTTCCGCGACCTGCCGGAGCCCATCTTCACCAGCAAGCTGACGGACACCTTCCTGCAGATCTACCAGT TCGTGTCGAAGGAGCAGCGGCTGCCGGCGGTGCAGGCGGCCGTTATCCTCATGCCGGACGAGAACCGGGAGGTGCTGCAGACCCTGCTCTACTTCCTGAGCGACATCGCCTCCGCCGAGGAGAACCAGATGACCGCCGGGAACCTGGCTGTGTGCCTGGCCCCCTCCATCTTCCACCTCAACGTCTCCAAGAAGGAAAGCACCTCGCCAAG GGTGATGCAGAAGAGGGGCACCATGGGGAAGCCCGACCAGAAGGACCTCAACGAGAACATGGCTGCGACCCAGGGGCTCTCCCACATGATCACCGACTGCAAGAAGCTCTTCCAG GTCTCCCACGAcatcttgctgcagctgagcagctcCTATATGGCAGCAGATGCTTACCCCCACCCCCTGACTGACTTCGTGTGCCAGGGGGAAAGCAAAGACTTACACTCCTACTTCGAGCAGAGTGTCCAGAACCTGCTGAAAGAGTCATCAGAGAAATTCAAGGGCTGGCTGAGCACCCCGGGGCCCCTGAACACGGAGCTCTCCTGCAAAAAG GTTGGGGATGGGCACCCTCTGCGCTTGTGGAAGGTCTCCACAGATGTCGAGGCCCCTCCGGCCGCGGTGCTGCACCGGGTGCTGCGGGAGCGTCACCTCTGGGACGAGGACCTGCTGCAGAGCAAAGTGCTGGAGGCCCTGGACAAGAACCTGGAGGTCTACCACTATGTCACGGACAGCATGGCCCCCCACCCCCGCAGGGACTGCGTGCTGCTCCG GCGCTGGCGCACGGACCTGCCGCGGGGCGCCTGCCTGCTCGCCGCCATCTCAGTGGAGCACGAGCAGCTGCCGGTGGAAGGAGGCGTCAAAGCCGTCGTGCTGACGTCCCAGTACCTCATGGAGCCCGGCGCCGCGGGACGCTCCCGGGTGACCCACATCTGCAGGGCCGACCTCAG ggGCCGGTCTCCCGAGTGGTACAACAAGGTCTTTGGCCACCTCTGCGCCATGGAGCTGGCGAGGATCCGAGACTCTTTCCCAGCCCTGAGTCCCAGCAGCCCAGAGACGAAGATCTGA
- the STARD8 gene encoding stAR-related lipid transfer protein 8 isoform X1, translated as MLFYQFSPSAAREVEAKKACEWLRAAGFPQYAQLYEDSSFPLDIGAVKKDHSFLDQDSLKSLCRRLMTLNTCASMKLEVHFQRKQNEDSEEEDLCAISDRWAFQRDSKRWSRVGSVDVLSQGSEVLSSAMRLASSHESVLTDLSTNPEAASLHSGGSGVAAPGPPPPASAASSHSCSEHSLPERPLSRGDGSKEKPKKRRSRSFLKRIESLRRKDKEKAGPDEKVAPHGSGAAAPGWGSLKTNRDLAATKASSSKRGISASFRGKKHFFSVSHRTNGVLGSGGSEASSDPKRSGVYLEDYETAVTTSSNWAAGECQHRPARRGDCLVYVPQDHKPGTFPKSLSIESLCPLDGSSLTHWKSGNAPVGLGGGGSSSSPRGFACRRGSCSSLGSRVSVYDNVPEFGSSEDLCQEDGEVTYENLDDILQHMWGLQQKVNLWYKAISPDLAGEEGREEEEEEEESEESDSGGEPSNLHFEERSMSDVGTSASDFDSTGNSLNEAEEIEMRERRDSGVGASLTRPCRKLRWHSFQNSHRPSLNSASLEINRQSSAQLNLLQKCSLLRLTAIMEKYSVPHKQAWTWTVPKFMKRSKVPDYRDKVVFGVPPVINVQRTGQPLPQSIQQAMRYLRSQCLDQVGIFRKSGVKSRIQALRHMNETSPDHVNYEGQSAYDVADLLKQYFRDLPEPIFTSKLTDTFLQIYQFVSKEQRLPAVQAAVILMPDENREVLQTLLYFLSDIASAEENQMTAGNLAVCLAPSIFHLNVSKKESTSPRVMQKRGTMGKPDQKDLNENMAATQGLSHMITDCKKLFQVSHDILLQLSSSYMAADAYPHPLTDFVCQGESKDLHSYFEQSVQNLLKESSEKFKGWLSTPGPLNTELSCKKVGDGHPLRLWKVSTDVEAPPAAVLHRVLRERHLWDEDLLQSKVLEALDKNLEVYHYVTDSMAPHPRRDCVLLRRWRTDLPRGACLLAAISVEHEQLPVEGGVKAVVLTSQYLMEPGAAGRSRVTHICRADLRGRSPEWYNKVFGHLCAMELARIRDSFPALSPSSPETKI; from the exons GAGGCTGATGACCCTGAACACATGTGCCTCCATGAAGCTGGAAGTCCACTTTCAGCGTAAACAG AATGAAGACTCCGAGGAGGAAGACCTGTGCGCCATCAGCGACCGGTGGGCTTTCCAGAGGGACAGCAAGCGGTGGTCCCGGGTGGGCTCCGTCGACGTCCTCTCCCAGGGCtcagaggtgctgagctctgccatGCGCCTGGCGTCCAGCCATGAGAGCGTCCTCACGGACCTCAGCACCAACCCGGAGGCCGCGTCCCTGCACAGCGGCGGCAGCGGGgtggcagcccccggccccccgccccccgccagcgCTGCCTCCAGCCACAGCTGCAGCGAGCACTCCTTGCCCGAGCGGCCCTTGAGCCGCGGCGACGGCTCCAAGGAGAAGCCGAAGAAGCGACGGTCTCGCAGCTTCCTGAAGAGGATCGAGTCCCTCCGAAGGAAGGACAAGGAGAAAGCTGGTCCTGACGAGAAGGTGGCCCCGCATGGCAGCGGCGCGGCTGCACCAGGGTGGGGCTCCCTAAAGACTAACAGGGACCTTGCGGCCACCAAGGCCAGCTCCTCTAAACGAGGGATATCTGCCTCTTTCCGTGGCAAAAAACACTTCTTCTCGGTATCGCACAGGACTAACGGTGTGCTGGGCTCGGGTGGGAGCGAGGCGAGCTCTGACCCCAAACGCAGTGGGGTCTACCTGGAGGACTACGAGACGGCAGTGACAACCAGCAGCAACTGGGCTGCCGGAGAGTGCCAGCACCGGCCGGCACGCCGGGGGGACTGCTTGGTCTATGTCCCCCAGGACCACAAGCCAGGCACCTTCCCCAAATCCCTCTCCATCGAGAGCCTGTGTCCCTTGGACGGCAGCTCACTGACCCACTGGAAATCAGGGAATGCGCCcgtggggcttggggggggcgGCAGCTCGTCCTCCCCGCGGGGCTTCGCCTGCCGCCGGggctcctgcagctccctgggcagccggGTCAGCGTCTACGACAACGTGCCGGAGTTCGGCAGCAGCGAGGATTTGTGCCAGGAGGACGGGGAGGTGACCTACGAGAACCTCGACGACATTCTGCAGCACATGTGGGGGCTGCAGCAGAAGGTGAATCTCTGGTATAAAGCCATCTCCCCCGACCTGGCTGGGGAGGAGGGccgcgaggaggaggaggaggaggaggagtcgGAGGAGTCGGACTCGGGAGGGGAACCCTCCAACCTGCACTTCGAAGAGAGGTCCATGTCGGATGTGGGCACCTCTGCCAGCGACTTTGACAGCACCGGCAACTCCCTCAACGAGGCCGAAGAAATCGAGATGCGGGAGCGCCGGGACTCGGGGGTGGGAGCGTCACTCACCCGGCCCTGCAG GAAGCTGCGTTGGCACAGCTTCCAGAACTCCCACCGGCCCAGCCTCAACTCTGCCTCCCTGGAGATCAACCGCCAGTCCTCTGCCCAGCTCAACCTGCTCCAGAAGTGCTCCCTGCTGCGGCTCACGGCCATCATGGAGAAGTACTCGGTGCCCCACAAGCAGGCCTGGACGTG GACCGTGCCCAAGTTCATGAAGCGGAGCAAAGTCCCCGATTACAGGGACAAGGTGGTCTTCGGGGTGCCCCCTGTCATCAATGTGCAGCGGACGGGGCAGCCGCTGCCGCAGAGCATCCAGCAGGCCATGCGCTACCTCCGCAGCCAGTGCCTGGACCAG GTTGGCATTTTCCGGAAGTCAGGGGTGAAGTCCCGCATCCAGGCGCTCCGGCACATGAATGAAACCAGCCCCGACCACGTCAACTACGAGGGGCAGTCGGCGTACGACGTGGCTGACCTGCTAAAGCAATATTTCCGCGACCTGCCGGAGCCCATCTTCACCAGCAAGCTGACGGACACCTTCCTGCAGATCTACCAGT TCGTGTCGAAGGAGCAGCGGCTGCCGGCGGTGCAGGCGGCCGTTATCCTCATGCCGGACGAGAACCGGGAGGTGCTGCAGACCCTGCTCTACTTCCTGAGCGACATCGCCTCCGCCGAGGAGAACCAGATGACCGCCGGGAACCTGGCTGTGTGCCTGGCCCCCTCCATCTTCCACCTCAACGTCTCCAAGAAGGAAAGCACCTCGCCAAG GGTGATGCAGAAGAGGGGCACCATGGGGAAGCCCGACCAGAAGGACCTCAACGAGAACATGGCTGCGACCCAGGGGCTCTCCCACATGATCACCGACTGCAAGAAGCTCTTCCAG GTCTCCCACGAcatcttgctgcagctgagcagctcCTATATGGCAGCAGATGCTTACCCCCACCCCCTGACTGACTTCGTGTGCCAGGGGGAAAGCAAAGACTTACACTCCTACTTCGAGCAGAGTGTCCAGAACCTGCTGAAAGAGTCATCAGAGAAATTCAAGGGCTGGCTGAGCACCCCGGGGCCCCTGAACACGGAGCTCTCCTGCAAAAAG GTTGGGGATGGGCACCCTCTGCGCTTGTGGAAGGTCTCCACAGATGTCGAGGCCCCTCCGGCCGCGGTGCTGCACCGGGTGCTGCGGGAGCGTCACCTCTGGGACGAGGACCTGCTGCAGAGCAAAGTGCTGGAGGCCCTGGACAAGAACCTGGAGGTCTACCACTATGTCACGGACAGCATGGCCCCCCACCCCCGCAGGGACTGCGTGCTGCTCCG GCGCTGGCGCACGGACCTGCCGCGGGGCGCCTGCCTGCTCGCCGCCATCTCAGTGGAGCACGAGCAGCTGCCGGTGGAAGGAGGCGTCAAAGCCGTCGTGCTGACGTCCCAGTACCTCATGGAGCCCGGCGCCGCGGGACGCTCCCGGGTGACCCACATCTGCAGGGCCGACCTCAG ggGCCGGTCTCCCGAGTGGTACAACAAGGTCTTTGGCCACCTCTGCGCCATGGAGCTGGCGAGGATCCGAGACTCTTTCCCAGCCCTGAGTCCCAGCAGCCCAGAGACGAAGATCTGA
- the STARD8 gene encoding stAR-related lipid transfer protein 8 isoform X2 — MNKARINSFCHEVEAKKACEWLRAAGFPQYAQLYEDSSFPLDIGAVKKDHSFLDQDSLKSLCRRLMTLNTCASMKLEVHFQRKQNEDSEEEDLCAISDRWAFQRDSKRWSRVGSVDVLSQGSEVLSSAMRLASSHESVLTDLSTNPEAASLHSGGSGVAAPGPPPPASAASSHSCSEHSLPERPLSRGDGSKEKPKKRRSRSFLKRIESLRRKDKEKAGPDEKVAPHGSGAAAPGWGSLKTNRDLAATKASSSKRGISASFRGKKHFFSVSHRTNGVLGSGGSEASSDPKRSGVYLEDYETAVTTSSNWAAGECQHRPARRGDCLVYVPQDHKPGTFPKSLSIESLCPLDGSSLTHWKSGNAPVGLGGGGSSSSPRGFACRRGSCSSLGSRVSVYDNVPEFGSSEDLCQEDGEVTYENLDDILQHMWGLQQKVNLWYKAISPDLAGEEGREEEEEEEESEESDSGGEPSNLHFEERSMSDVGTSASDFDSTGNSLNEAEEIEMRERRDSGVGASLTRPCRKLRWHSFQNSHRPSLNSASLEINRQSSAQLNLLQKCSLLRLTAIMEKYSVPHKQAWTWTVPKFMKRSKVPDYRDKVVFGVPPVINVQRTGQPLPQSIQQAMRYLRSQCLDQVGIFRKSGVKSRIQALRHMNETSPDHVNYEGQSAYDVADLLKQYFRDLPEPIFTSKLTDTFLQIYQFVSKEQRLPAVQAAVILMPDENREVLQTLLYFLSDIASAEENQMTAGNLAVCLAPSIFHLNVSKKESTSPRVMQKRGTMGKPDQKDLNENMAATQGLSHMITDCKKLFQVSHDILLQLSSSYMAADAYPHPLTDFVCQGESKDLHSYFEQSVQNLLKESSEKFKGWLSTPGPLNTELSCKKVGDGHPLRLWKVSTDVEAPPAAVLHRVLRERHLWDEDLLQSKVLEALDKNLEVYHYVTDSMAPHPRRDCVLLRRWRTDLPRGACLLAAISVEHEQLPVEGGVKAVVLTSQYLMEPGAAGRSRVTHICRADLRGRSPEWYNKVFGHLCAMELARIRDSFPALSPSSPETKI; from the exons GAGGCTGATGACCCTGAACACATGTGCCTCCATGAAGCTGGAAGTCCACTTTCAGCGTAAACAG AATGAAGACTCCGAGGAGGAAGACCTGTGCGCCATCAGCGACCGGTGGGCTTTCCAGAGGGACAGCAAGCGGTGGTCCCGGGTGGGCTCCGTCGACGTCCTCTCCCAGGGCtcagaggtgctgagctctgccatGCGCCTGGCGTCCAGCCATGAGAGCGTCCTCACGGACCTCAGCACCAACCCGGAGGCCGCGTCCCTGCACAGCGGCGGCAGCGGGgtggcagcccccggccccccgccccccgccagcgCTGCCTCCAGCCACAGCTGCAGCGAGCACTCCTTGCCCGAGCGGCCCTTGAGCCGCGGCGACGGCTCCAAGGAGAAGCCGAAGAAGCGACGGTCTCGCAGCTTCCTGAAGAGGATCGAGTCCCTCCGAAGGAAGGACAAGGAGAAAGCTGGTCCTGACGAGAAGGTGGCCCCGCATGGCAGCGGCGCGGCTGCACCAGGGTGGGGCTCCCTAAAGACTAACAGGGACCTTGCGGCCACCAAGGCCAGCTCCTCTAAACGAGGGATATCTGCCTCTTTCCGTGGCAAAAAACACTTCTTCTCGGTATCGCACAGGACTAACGGTGTGCTGGGCTCGGGTGGGAGCGAGGCGAGCTCTGACCCCAAACGCAGTGGGGTCTACCTGGAGGACTACGAGACGGCAGTGACAACCAGCAGCAACTGGGCTGCCGGAGAGTGCCAGCACCGGCCGGCACGCCGGGGGGACTGCTTGGTCTATGTCCCCCAGGACCACAAGCCAGGCACCTTCCCCAAATCCCTCTCCATCGAGAGCCTGTGTCCCTTGGACGGCAGCTCACTGACCCACTGGAAATCAGGGAATGCGCCcgtggggcttggggggggcgGCAGCTCGTCCTCCCCGCGGGGCTTCGCCTGCCGCCGGggctcctgcagctccctgggcagccggGTCAGCGTCTACGACAACGTGCCGGAGTTCGGCAGCAGCGAGGATTTGTGCCAGGAGGACGGGGAGGTGACCTACGAGAACCTCGACGACATTCTGCAGCACATGTGGGGGCTGCAGCAGAAGGTGAATCTCTGGTATAAAGCCATCTCCCCCGACCTGGCTGGGGAGGAGGGccgcgaggaggaggaggaggaggaggagtcgGAGGAGTCGGACTCGGGAGGGGAACCCTCCAACCTGCACTTCGAAGAGAGGTCCATGTCGGATGTGGGCACCTCTGCCAGCGACTTTGACAGCACCGGCAACTCCCTCAACGAGGCCGAAGAAATCGAGATGCGGGAGCGCCGGGACTCGGGGGTGGGAGCGTCACTCACCCGGCCCTGCAG GAAGCTGCGTTGGCACAGCTTCCAGAACTCCCACCGGCCCAGCCTCAACTCTGCCTCCCTGGAGATCAACCGCCAGTCCTCTGCCCAGCTCAACCTGCTCCAGAAGTGCTCCCTGCTGCGGCTCACGGCCATCATGGAGAAGTACTCGGTGCCCCACAAGCAGGCCTGGACGTG GACCGTGCCCAAGTTCATGAAGCGGAGCAAAGTCCCCGATTACAGGGACAAGGTGGTCTTCGGGGTGCCCCCTGTCATCAATGTGCAGCGGACGGGGCAGCCGCTGCCGCAGAGCATCCAGCAGGCCATGCGCTACCTCCGCAGCCAGTGCCTGGACCAG GTTGGCATTTTCCGGAAGTCAGGGGTGAAGTCCCGCATCCAGGCGCTCCGGCACATGAATGAAACCAGCCCCGACCACGTCAACTACGAGGGGCAGTCGGCGTACGACGTGGCTGACCTGCTAAAGCAATATTTCCGCGACCTGCCGGAGCCCATCTTCACCAGCAAGCTGACGGACACCTTCCTGCAGATCTACCAGT TCGTGTCGAAGGAGCAGCGGCTGCCGGCGGTGCAGGCGGCCGTTATCCTCATGCCGGACGAGAACCGGGAGGTGCTGCAGACCCTGCTCTACTTCCTGAGCGACATCGCCTCCGCCGAGGAGAACCAGATGACCGCCGGGAACCTGGCTGTGTGCCTGGCCCCCTCCATCTTCCACCTCAACGTCTCCAAGAAGGAAAGCACCTCGCCAAG GGTGATGCAGAAGAGGGGCACCATGGGGAAGCCCGACCAGAAGGACCTCAACGAGAACATGGCTGCGACCCAGGGGCTCTCCCACATGATCACCGACTGCAAGAAGCTCTTCCAG GTCTCCCACGAcatcttgctgcagctgagcagctcCTATATGGCAGCAGATGCTTACCCCCACCCCCTGACTGACTTCGTGTGCCAGGGGGAAAGCAAAGACTTACACTCCTACTTCGAGCAGAGTGTCCAGAACCTGCTGAAAGAGTCATCAGAGAAATTCAAGGGCTGGCTGAGCACCCCGGGGCCCCTGAACACGGAGCTCTCCTGCAAAAAG GTTGGGGATGGGCACCCTCTGCGCTTGTGGAAGGTCTCCACAGATGTCGAGGCCCCTCCGGCCGCGGTGCTGCACCGGGTGCTGCGGGAGCGTCACCTCTGGGACGAGGACCTGCTGCAGAGCAAAGTGCTGGAGGCCCTGGACAAGAACCTGGAGGTCTACCACTATGTCACGGACAGCATGGCCCCCCACCCCCGCAGGGACTGCGTGCTGCTCCG GCGCTGGCGCACGGACCTGCCGCGGGGCGCCTGCCTGCTCGCCGCCATCTCAGTGGAGCACGAGCAGCTGCCGGTGGAAGGAGGCGTCAAAGCCGTCGTGCTGACGTCCCAGTACCTCATGGAGCCCGGCGCCGCGGGACGCTCCCGGGTGACCCACATCTGCAGGGCCGACCTCAG ggGCCGGTCTCCCGAGTGGTACAACAAGGTCTTTGGCCACCTCTGCGCCATGGAGCTGGCGAGGATCCGAGACTCTTTCCCAGCCCTGAGTCCCAGCAGCCCAGAGACGAAGATCTGA